Proteins encoded within one genomic window of Tamandua tetradactyla isolate mTamTet1 chromosome 11, mTamTet1.pri, whole genome shotgun sequence:
- the SARS1 gene encoding serine--tRNA ligase, cytoplasmic: protein MVLDLDLFRVDKGGDPALIRETQEKRFKDPGLVDQLVKADSEWRRCRFRADNLNKLKNLCSKTIGDKMKKKEPVGEEESIPEDALTLDDLTADTLASLKVSQIKKVRLLIDEAILKCDAERVKLEAERFENLREIGNLLHPSVPISNDEDADNKVERVWGDCTVRKKYSHVDLVVMVDGFEGEKGAVVAGSRGYFLKGVLVFLEQALIQYALRTLGNRGYTPIYTPFFMRKEVMQEVAQLSQFDEELYKVIGKGSEKSDDNSYDEKYLIATSEQPIAALHRDEWLKPEDLPIKYAGLSTCFRQEVGSHGRDTRGIFRVHQFEKIEQFVYSSPHDNKSWEMFEEMITTAEEFYQSLGIPYHIVNIVSGSLNHAASKKLDLEAWFPGSGAFRELVSCSNCTDYQARRLRIRYGQTRKMMDKVEFVHMLNATMCATTRTICAILENYQTEKGITVPEKLKEFMPPGLQELIPFVKAAPIDQEPSKKQKKQHEGSKKKVAADDVTLEGQLQSMEVTDA, encoded by the exons GCAGATTTCGGGCAGACAACTTGAACAAGCTGAAGAACCTATGCAGCAAGACAATTGGAGATAAAATGAAG AAAAAAGAGCCAGTGGGAGAAGAAGAGTCCATTCCAGAGGATGCATTGACTCTTGATGACCTTACTGCCGACACTTTAGCT AGCCTGAAAGTTTCACAGATCAAAAAAGTCCGACTTCTCATCGATGAAGCCATCCTGAAGTGTGATGCTGAGCGGGTCAAGTTGGAAGCAGAGCGGTTTGAGAACCTCCGAGAAATCGGGAACCTTCTGCATCCCTCTGTGCCCATCAGTAACGATGAG GATGCGGACAACAAAGTAGAAAGGGTTTGGGGTGATTGTACCGTCAGGAAGAAGTATTCTCACGTGGACCTGGTGGTGATGGTAGATGGCTTTGAAGGCGAAAAGGGTGCCGTGGTGGCTGGGAGTCGGGGGTACTTCCTGAAG GGGGTCCTGGTATTCCTGGAACAGGCGCTCATCCAGTATGCCCTGCGCACCTTGGGAAATCGGGGCTATACTCCCATTTACACCCCCTTTTTCATGAGGAAGGAGGTCATGCAGGAGGTGGCACAGCTCAGCCAGTTCGATGAGGAGCTGTATAAG GTGATTGGCAAAGGCAGTGAAAAGTCTGATGACAACTCCTATGATGAGAAATATCTGATTGCCACCTCAGAGCAGCCCATTGCTGCTCTCCACCGGGACGAGTGGCTAAAGCCAGAAGATCTGCCCATCAAGTACGCTGGCCTGTCCACCTGTTTTCGCCAGGAGGTGGGCTCCCATGGCCGCGACACGCGGGGCATCTTTCGAGTCCATCAGTTTGAGAAG ATTGAACAGTTTGTCTACTCATCACCCCATGACAACAAGTCATGGGAGATGTTTGAAGAGATGATTACAACTGCAGAGGAGTTCTACCAGTCTCTAGGGATCCCCTACCACATTGTGAATATCGTCTCAG GTTCTTTGAATCATGCTGCCAGTAAGAAGCTCGACCTGGAGGCCTGGTTTCCAGGCTCGGGAGCCTTCCGAGAGTTGGTCTCCTGTTCCAACTGCACCGACTATCAGGCTCGCCGGCTCCGAATCCGATACGGGCAGACAAGGAAGATGATGGACAAG GTGGAATTTGTCCATATGCTCAATGCTACCATGTGTGCCACTACTCGCACCATCTGCGCCATCCTGGAGAACTACCAGACAGAGAAGGGCATTACTGTGCCTGAGAAATTAAAGGAGTTCATGCCGCCAG GTCTCCAAGAACTGATCCCCTTTGTGAAGGCTGCGCCCATCGACCAGGAGCcatcaaagaagcagaagaagcAGCATGAGGGCAGCAAAAAGAAAGTGGCTGCAGATGATGTCACCCTGGAAGGCCAGCTGCAGAGTATGGAGGTCACTGATGCCTGA